The Lipingzhangella halophila genome segment GGCGGGCCCGCGGGCTCAGCCGGCCGGGGCGGCGTCGGCGACCAGCTCGTCGATGCGTGCCGCCATCTCCATGTCGCGATGGGTAACACCGCCGGTGGCGTGCGTGGTCTGGTGGAAAGTGATCTTGTTGAACCGGATGTCGACGTCGGGGTGGTGGTCGGCCTCTTCGGCGACGTGGGCGACCGCGGTGACCAGGTGGATCCCGCTCATGAAGTCCGGCATGTGCACGGTGCGCCGGATCTCGTTGCGGTCGCGGTCCCATTCCCAACCGTCGAGGCGCTTCAGCCCGTCGGCGATCTGGTCGGCGTCGAGTTGCGCCATCGGTGACTCCTTGGCTCGTGTGGTCGTGGTTCGCTCGCGGCTGGGGCCCGCGCGGGTGTGGCCGCCCGCTTCCACCGTTGGCCTGGTGGGCGGCTCGCCCGGCCGGCGGCGACGGCGGGCCCCGTCCGCGACGGTAGCGGCCGCGGCGCGGCCACGCGGGGATCCCGCGCCGGGGTGGCCTCAGGGCATCTGCTCGGGATCGGCGGGCACGTCGGTTGGCTGGTCCCCGCCGTCCAGCGGCACCGAGGGGACGTCGCTGCTGGGGGATCCCCCGGGTGGGGGCTGGGTGGTCTCCTCCTGTTCGCTTTCCGGTTCGGTGGACTCCTCGGGGGAGGACCCCGGCTGCGGTGAGGGCATAGGCAAGGGCGAGAAAGGCGAGGGCGAGGGCTGCTCGGACGAGGGCGACGGTGAGGGCTTCTCGGACTCGGCCATGGCCTGTTTGGACACTTGCGACAGCCACATGTACAGCACCGCCAGCAGCCCGACGATCAGCAGCAGCAACGCGAGTAGGCCGATGATGGCCGCGCGGTTGGCGCCGGGCTGGGCCGCCGCGGCGCTTCGTCCCCCGCTGACCTGCCCGAACCACCGCCCCGTGGCGGGGGCGTTGCCTCCGGCCCAGTAGGGCACGTAGCCCGGGGAGCGCTCCGAGCCGCTGGTGGGCTCCACCCCCACCGGTTCGAGGTAGGCGCCGGCACCGGGGCCGGCCTCGCTGTGCGGCACCGCCACCCAGGACGCCGCCGGGTTGGAGGTGTTGGACTTCAGCACCGCGGGTGGGTTGTCGACTCCGTTGCCCCGGCTGACGGCGGCCACGAACCGGTCCCGAGCGGCGGGGTCAGCGGAGGCGCCCTCGCTGAGCATCGCCACGCTCACCGGTTCGCCGGCCGGGCCGTGCGCCAGGTAGACGATGCCTTCGGGGCGCGCGGTCAAGCGTTCACTCAACCGGTACGGGCCGAGCTGACGCGGATCATTGTCCTGCAACGGCTCAGACACCTGCTCGCCAGCCCTCCTCAACGGAGTCGATGGTCTCTCTTGGGATGGTTGTGCACCGTAGGGACCGCGCCGAGTGGTTCGCCGCTTTCCCGGTCACCCGGAGCGGGTAGTCTCACCGGTGCGTGTCCATCAACGTACCCGGCGTCGGCGCTAGGCGGGGCGCCACAGCGTGTCGAAAGGTTGGTAACGATGGCGGAATCCGCGCCCGCCCCGGGGGCTGAGGGCGTGCAGCCTGCCCGGCCCGACGGGGCTGAGACCGCCGGCGAGCCGACCCGGCTGCTCCGTGCCGCACTGCAGGAGATCTCCACCGTCATTGTCGGTCAGGACCAGATGGTGGAGCGCACCTTGATCGCCCTGGTGGCCAAGGGCCACTGCCTGCTGGAGGGGGTGCCCGGCATCGCCAAGACGCTGGCGGTGTCCACTCTGGCAACGGTGACCGGCGGGTCGTTCGCGCGGCTGCAGTTCACCCCGGACCTGGTGCCTTCCGACATTGTGGGCACCCGCATCTACCACCCTTCCACCGAGCAGTTCGACGTCGAACTCGGGCCGGTGTTCGCGAACTTCGTGCTGGCCGACGAGATCAACCGGGCCCCGGCCAAGGTGCAGTCGTCCCTGCTGGAGGTCATGGCGGAGAAGCAGGTGTCGCTGGGCGGCACTACCTATCCGCTGCCCGATCCGTTTGTGGTGATCGCCACTCAGAACCCGGTGGAGTCCGAGGGGGTGTACCCGCTGCCCGAGGCCCAACGCGACCGGTTTCTGATGAAGGTGGAGATGTCGCACCCCCGCGCGCACGAGGAGATGGAGATCCTGCGGCGGATGAGCTCGGCCCTCCCCGAGGCCCACCAGATCCTCGACCCGGTCACGTTGCTGGAGCTGCAGCAGGACGCCGAACGCGTGCAGGTGCACCAGCTCATTTTCGACTACGTGGTGCGGCTGGTCATGGCTACCCGCGAACCGGAGAACTACGGTATGCCCGAGTTGCGCCGGGTCCTGGAGGTCGGCGCGAGCCCCCGCGCCACCCTGGGGTTGGTGGCCTGCGCCCGCGCGCTCGCCCTCATCCGGGGCCGCGACTATGTGCTGCCCGATGACGTTCGGGTGCTGGCGCGCGACGTCATGGCGCACCGCCTGGTGCTGACGTTCGACGCGCTGGCCGATGGCGCCACCACCACCCAGGTGGTTGACCGGGTGCTGGCGGCGGTTCCGCCGCCGCGTGTCATCTGGGACGAGCCCTCCGCTGGCGGTTCGGCCGCCATAGCCGCACGGTAGGCACCCATGGCTGACCACGGCACGAACCCCGGCATCAACCCGCGTCTGCACTCCGCGCTGCGCCACCTCGACCTGCGTATCGTGCGGCGCCTGGAGGGCATGCTGCACGGCGAGCACCTGGGGTTGCGGTTGGGGCCGGGCAGCGAGTCCGCTGAGGCGCGCCAGTACCAGCCCGGCGAGGACGACGTCCGGCTTATGGACTGGGCCGTCACCGCCCGCACCACCCAGCCGCACGTGCGTGATCTTGTGGCCGACCGTGAGTTGGAGAGCTGGTCCCTGGTGGACATGTCCGCCAGCATGGATTTCGGAACCGCCAACCAGGAAAAGCGCGACCTCGCTGTGGGAGCGCTCGCCGCGGTCAACGTCCTGACCCAGCGGGTGGGCGACCGGTTCGGCGCGCACATCCTGCACCGCGGCCAGATCCGCCGGTGGCCGGCGCGTTCGGGTAAGGCAGCGCTGTTGGCGATGCTGTCGACGGTGGCCGCCGCCCCCCGCGGCGAACCCCTCAACGAGCCGGCGACCACCCTCAGTGACGCTGTCACCGACCTCGCGCGGGCGCGCACCCGCCGCGGTCTGCGGGTGGTCATCTCCGACTTCCTGGAGACTCCGCCCACCGCCAACGCGCACGAGCCCGCCCCCTGGGAGCGGGGCATGCGCCAGCTCGCCATCCGCAACCAGGTGCTGGCGGTCGAGGTGGTCGACCCCCGCGAACTCGACCTGCCCGACGTGGGCTTGGTCACCATGCAGGACCCCGAAACCGGGCGCATTCGCGAGGTCCAGCTCAACCGGAAGGTGCGGCAGCGCTACCGCGAGGCATCAGCGGCCCAGCGCGCCGCGGTCCGCGGTGGTCTGCGCCGGTGCGGTGTTCCGCACCTGGTGCTGCGCACCGACCGCGACTGGATCACCGACATGGCCCGCTTCGTGGTGGAGCAGCGACGCACCGCACACCGGCTCGCCCGGCACACTCCCGCCGTTCCCCGGTGACCAGGGCGCGCGGCGCACCCACGTAACCGAACGAAAGGACGACCGGGTGACCTTCCTCGCCGCAGAGAGACTGTGGTGGCTGCTGGCCCTTGTGGCACTCGCCGCCGTCTACGTCGTGCTGCAGTTCCGCCGCAAGAACTACGCGTTGCGTTTCTCCAACCTGCAGCTTCTCGACAAGGTCGCGCCGAGCCGGCCGGGCTGGCGGCGCCACGTCAGCGCCGTGCTGTTCTGCCTGACCATGGGGGTGCTCATTGTCGCCATGGCGGTGCCGGCCAAACCGGTCGAGGTGCCGCGGGAACGCGCCACCATCATGGTCGCCATCGACGTGTCGCCGTCCATGGCCGCCACCGATGTCGAACCCGACCGGATCAGCGCCGCCAAGGACTCCGCGCGCGCGTTCATCGACTCGCTGCCCGACCGGTTCAACGTCGGGCTGGTTCAGTTCTCCGCGACCGCCGGGATGGTCGCCGCACCCACCCAGAACCACCAAGCCGTGGCCGACCAGGTCGAAGGGCTGCAGATGACCCCGGGCACCGCCATCGGCGAGGGGGTCTACACCTCGCTGCAGGCCATCAACTCCTTCGACGAGGAGGCCGGCGACGACCCGCCGCCCGCGGCCATTGTGCTGCTCTCCGACGGGGAGAACACCAGCGGGCGCCCCGTCACCTCGGCCGCCACGGAGGCCGCCGACGCCGGGGTGCCCGTTTCCACCATCGCCTTCGGCGCCGGCGCGGCGCTCATCGAGATCAACGGCCAGTACGTCGAGGCCGACATCGACAAGGACGCCCTGGAGAGGCTCGCCGGCACCACCGGCGGCAACTTCTACGAGGCCGAGTCCGAGGCCGAACTCACCGAGGTCTACGAGGACATCGGTTCCTCGTTGGGCACCGAAACCGAGCACGAGGAGATTGTCACCCGGTTCGTTCTGGCCGCCCTGCTGATCGGCGCCGCTACCGCATTCACGTCCCTGCTGTGGTTCCAGCGGCTACCCTGAGGAGCGCCCCCCGGGGACCCATCGGCGGCTCGGTGCGGCGTCGTCCCTGCTCGAGCGGTAGCGTGGGAATGTTTTCTGCCATGTCACCCGCGATGAGAATGGTCAACGATGCCGGATCCCGCTCCCGCGCCTGTAGCGATCTTCTTCGACCTCGACGACACGCTGCTCGACGACCACACCGCCAGCTCCACCGGACTGCGCACCATGATGGAGCAGCTCGGCCACCCCGAGTTCACCGCCGCCCGCCGCCTCTGGGACGTCCAGACCAACATCAGCCTCAACGCGTTCCTCGACGGGCGCCTCACCCTGCAGGAACAACGCCGCGAACGCGTACGCGCCCTGGCCAGCCAGGCCGGCCACCCCCACATCGGCGACGAGCAGTGCGACCAGCTCTACCAGTCCTACCTGCAGGCCCACCGCACCGCCTGGCGGGCCTTCCCCGATGTTGTGCCCACCCTCACCCAGCTCACCTCGGCTGGCCTGAGCCTGGGCGTCATCACCAACGGGATCGAGACCCTGCAGCGCGATAAGCTCGCCGCGCTCGACATCGCCCACCACTTCAAAGTGGTGGTGTGCGCCGACACCGCCGGATCCGGAAAACCCGACCCGCGGATCTTCCATACCGCCTGCGAGCAGCTCGGCGTCGCCCCCGCACGGTGCTGGCACGTCGGCGACCAGATGCGCGCCGACGCCCTTGGCGCTGTCTCCGCCGGGATGCGCCCCGTCCTGCTGGACCGCCACGGCACCACCGAGGACGACCAGGCCGACGTCACCACCATCAGCCGCCTCGACGAGCTGGTGGCGATGAGCCGCACCGCGCCGCGCCCCGACGTCGCGCACGCCCACAGCATGGGCGA includes the following:
- a CDS encoding DUF58 domain-containing protein: MADHGTNPGINPRLHSALRHLDLRIVRRLEGMLHGEHLGLRLGPGSESAEARQYQPGEDDVRLMDWAVTARTTQPHVRDLVADRELESWSLVDMSASMDFGTANQEKRDLAVGALAAVNVLTQRVGDRFGAHILHRGQIRRWPARSGKAALLAMLSTVAAAPRGEPLNEPATTLSDAVTDLARARTRRGLRVVISDFLETPPTANAHEPAPWERGMRQLAIRNQVLAVEVVDPRELDLPDVGLVTMQDPETGRIREVQLNRKVRQRYREASAAQRAAVRGGLRRCGVPHLVLRTDRDWITDMARFVVEQRRTAHRLARHTPAVPR
- a CDS encoding VWA domain-containing protein: MTFLAAERLWWLLALVALAAVYVVLQFRRKNYALRFSNLQLLDKVAPSRPGWRRHVSAVLFCLTMGVLIVAMAVPAKPVEVPRERATIMVAIDVSPSMAATDVEPDRISAAKDSARAFIDSLPDRFNVGLVQFSATAGMVAAPTQNHQAVADQVEGLQMTPGTAIGEGVYTSLQAINSFDEEAGDDPPPAAIVLLSDGENTSGRPVTSAATEAADAGVPVSTIAFGAGAALIEINGQYVEADIDKDALERLAGTTGGNFYEAESEAELTEVYEDIGSSLGTETEHEEIVTRFVLAALLIGAATAFTSLLWFQRLP
- a CDS encoding AAA family ATPase; its protein translation is MAESAPAPGAEGVQPARPDGAETAGEPTRLLRAALQEISTVIVGQDQMVERTLIALVAKGHCLLEGVPGIAKTLAVSTLATVTGGSFARLQFTPDLVPSDIVGTRIYHPSTEQFDVELGPVFANFVLADEINRAPAKVQSSLLEVMAEKQVSLGGTTYPLPDPFVVIATQNPVESEGVYPLPEAQRDRFLMKVEMSHPRAHEEMEILRRMSSALPEAHQILDPVTLLELQQDAERVQVHQLIFDYVVRLVMATREPENYGMPELRRVLEVGASPRATLGLVACARALALIRGRDYVLPDDVRVLARDVMAHRLVLTFDALADGATTTQVVDRVLAAVPPPRVIWDEPSAGGSAAIAAR
- a CDS encoding HAD family hydrolase; this encodes MPDPAPAPVAIFFDLDDTLLDDHTASSTGLRTMMEQLGHPEFTAARRLWDVQTNISLNAFLDGRLTLQEQRRERVRALASQAGHPHIGDEQCDQLYQSYLQAHRTAWRAFPDVVPTLTQLTSAGLSLGVITNGIETLQRDKLAALDIAHHFKVVVCADTAGSGKPDPRIFHTACEQLGVAPARCWHVGDQMRADALGAVSAGMRPVLLDRHGTTEDDQADVTTISRLDELVAMSRTAPRPDVAHAHSMGDPLAAPHTPGHNAVATGMAPHATPDSPADTGSL
- a CDS encoding 4a-hydroxytetrahydrobiopterin dehydratase, which produces MAQLDADQIADGLKRLDGWEWDRDRNEIRRTVHMPDFMSGIHLVTAVAHVAEEADHHPDVDIRFNKITFHQTTHATGGVTHRDMEMAARIDELVADAAPAG